The sequence AAGATATCTTGACATATGTTCCCGGGGCAGGGGATATAGGTTCTGCATTAATTGAATCTGTCGATTTAGTTTGTTTTACAGGCAGTGTTGCTACAGGGAGAAAAGTTGCAGAATTTGCTGCGAAAAATTTTATTCCTGCCTTTCTCGAATTAGGTGGCAAAGATCCTGCCATCGTTTTAGCTTCAGCAGATCTGGAATTGGCAACTTCGGCTATTTTGTGGGGATCTGTGGTCAATGCAGGACAATCCTGCCTCTCCACTGAGCGTATTTATGTAGCAGAATCTATCTGCGATCGCTTTGTTGAGAAACTAGTAGCCAAAGCTCAAAATCTAAAACTAGCTTATCCATCTGTTGAAGAGGGACACATTGGACCAATAATTGCCGAAAAACAAGCGGATATTATTGCCGAACATTTAAAAGATGCAGTTAATCGAGGGGCTGTGGTTCGTTGTGGTGGTACTGTCGAAAAACTAGACGGTGGTTTTTGGTGTCAGCCTACAGTTTTGACTCAGGTTAATCACTCCATGAAAATAATGACCGAAGAAAGCTTTGCCCCAATTATGCCAGTTATGTCTTTTTCTCTGACCGAAGAAGCGATATCTTTGGCAAATGATACTATCTATGGACTTAGTGCTGCTATATTTGCTGCCTCGGAAACGGAGGCACTGCGAGTAGCCAACCATTTAGATGCTGGTGCAATTAGTATTAACGATGCAGGATTAACTGCCTTCATCCATGAAGCTGAAAAAAATGCTTTTAAGTTCTCTGGTATGGGCAGTTCTCGTATGGGTGCGGCAGCTCTCAAACGGTTTATGCGGAAAAAAGCTTTTTTAATCAAAACAAATTCATTTGTAGATCCCTGGTGGTTTGAAATATAAACGGTTTTATCATTATTGGATATGAAACTAGAGAAAAAATTTTCATATAATTTCTGATTATGCCCAAAATCTATATTAAAGTTTAAAATCGGTCTAAATGTTAGGGGGCTAGGACAATTGTTTGCACTCCTGAATTATGGGGTGCATTGACGACTCTCACTACCCCAAAGTGTGCAAATAATTCTTTAACAACTTTTATTGATTGGTTTTTAGTTATTTTCAATAACTCTATCTACCGATTTTCTATCAGTTACAGCAGTTTTGTAAGAGCATTCAATAGATTTATAATTTGCTTTAATTAGCAATCAAGGATAAAAATCTAGTTGTATAAAAGTGTTACTAGTAAATAGTCTCATATCTTACGAAGATTACTAGAAGTAAATGGGCATTCTAGGAACAAGCTTCTAATTAGAGACTTGGTTTATGCTACCTTCCATTTTTGAAACTTGTATTCCCAGAGAAGAAATATTAGCAGGAGAACTTTCAGTAGACCTTTTTGCTGCTAAATTACGGTCTGTAGTTGAGGGAAAAGCACCTCAGATATATCAGAATGCAGAAAGTTTCTTTGCTAATACTTATGCTACTGATGGGATAAAAACGCTAATAAGAGAGGTTTTTAGCAGGTTAACAGGAAAGTCATCAGATTCTCTCATTCGATTAGAAACTAGCTTTGGTGGTGGTAAAACTCATGATGAGATTGCTTTATGGCATATCTGTAGAGAAGGAAGAAGAATTCAAGGCTTAGAAAGATTTGCCGAACTTGGTTTAATCCCCGATCGCCCTGTACAAGTAGCAGCAATAGACGGACGAGATTTAGATCCTGAAAATGGTATTAATCACAGCAATGGCATAACGACCAAAACCCTTTGGGGTGAAATCGCCTATCAAATTGCTGGAATACAGGGTTATCAGCTTTTGGCAGGAAGCGATCGCTCTGGCATTAGTCCTGGAACAGATGTTTTAGAACGGTTATTAGATGATCGGTCAACGGTAATCATTTTAGATGAAATTGCTCGTTATCTGAGGGCAGCTAAAGCGAAACAGATAAATAGAAGTGACTTGGCAGAACAGGTTGTGGCGTTTCTTTTTACTTTGATGGATTTGGCAGGAGCTTGTAATAATTTAGTGTTTGTATATTCTCTGGCTTCAACTTCAGACACCTTTGCCGAAGAAACTACAGAATTGCAAGAATTAATTCGTGCTTCTGCTAGACAAGAAAGAGTTTTAAGCCCTTCAACCGATGTAGAAGTCTACAATATTGTTAAGCAACGCTTATTTAAGAGTGTTAGCTCTGAAGCAGCAGAAAAAGCAGCATCAGAGTATTTTACTGGTTGTCGTGCCAGTCGAAGTGATTTACCCGATGCTTGTAAAGACGCTCGTTATAGTGAGGCGATCGCCCAAAGTTATCCGTTTCATCCAGAACTATTTAATCTGCTAACTAAGAAAATCGCTTCTATTCCAGAGTTTCAAAAGACTAGAGGCGCATTACGCTTACTGGCAGTGGTTAGGCATCTATAGCGTAACCAAGAAAATTGGACACCGATGATTCACACTCACCATATACCTGTGGGTTTGGATGAAGAAATAACTAACGACTTAACCTCAAGACTTCAACGTCCGCAGATGCGACCACCTATAGGAGCAGATATCTACAATCCGAGTGGTAGAGAAGCTTATGCTCAGATACAAGATGAAGAATGGATCGCAGCAGATAAACCACCTTTTTCTAGTTGGGTAGCTAGAACTATCTTTTTACATTCCCTGACTCAAGGGATTTCTTCTGGTATTAAGAGAGCAGAATTAAATTTATCATTACTGACTCCTGGACTAGAAGTTAGTTTTGTCGATCGCGCCTTAGACAAACTGACAGCCGTAGCTTGGTATCTCGATGACGATCCGATTACTTCTATTTCTCGCTTTAAAGAAGAACCATCGATTAATAAAATTGTTACGGAAGAAAAAGAACAAGTAGAACGCAGTGAAGCAAAAGATGATTTGCGAT comes from Coleofasciculaceae cyanobacterium and encodes:
- a CDS encoding aldehyde dehydrogenase family protein, translated to MDNKIEVRNPRTGKIDYWITPPTGDRLAGICTRLRQGQVAWQESGLEKRIQAMQQWKNVLLSHKEELTTALVADTGRLSESRIEVDSFLSSIDRWCRLAPDLLQTESRTTAVPFIRLEQQLVPYPLVGVISPWNFPLLLSAIDAIPALLAGCAVIVKPSEIAPRFMQPLLNTIASVPQLQDILTYVPGAGDIGSALIESVDLVCFTGSVATGRKVAEFAAKNFIPAFLELGGKDPAIVLASADLELATSAILWGSVVNAGQSCLSTERIYVAESICDRFVEKLVAKAQNLKLAYPSVEEGHIGPIIAEKQADIIAEHLKDAVNRGAVVRCGGTVEKLDGGFWCQPTVLTQVNHSMKIMTEESFAPIMPVMSFSLTEEAISLANDTIYGLSAAIFAASETEALRVANHLDAGAISINDAGLTAFIHEAEKNAFKFSGMGSSRMGAAALKRFMRKKAFLIKTNSFVDPWWFEI
- a CDS encoding DUF499 domain-containing protein, which translates into the protein MLPSIFETCIPREEILAGELSVDLFAAKLRSVVEGKAPQIYQNAESFFANTYATDGIKTLIREVFSRLTGKSSDSLIRLETSFGGGKTHDEIALWHICREGRRIQGLERFAELGLIPDRPVQVAAIDGRDLDPENGINHSNGITTKTLWGEIAYQIAGIQGYQLLAGSDRSGISPGTDVLERLLDDRSTVIILDEIARYLRAAKAKQINRSDLAEQVVAFLFTLMDLAGACNNLVFVYSLASTSDTFAEETTELQELIRASARQERVLSPSTDVEVYNIVKQRLFKSVSSEAAEKAASEYFTGCRASRSDLPDACKDARYSEAIAQSYPFHPELFNLLTKKIASIPEFQKTRGALRLLAVVRHL